A single Thermogemmatispora onikobensis DNA region contains:
- a CDS encoding bifunctional heptose 7-phosphate kinase/heptose 1-phosphate adenyltransferase: protein MMQEELGTSRLARLRALISAFAGKRVLVIGDMVADEYLIGRPTRIAREAPVLILELSEERTIPGGATNVAVNARALGAEVFLAGVVGDDAPGARLRQAIRDWGIHQEGLLTDQRRPTSTKTRILAGSPQVVRQHIVRLDRVDTSEVTEPCKSQIIAYIQHMLPSMDAVMVADYENGVISPDIIAACLPLARELGKIIVVDSHGSLFRFQGVTALTPNQPEAEATLGMTIHDEEELNEAGRRLLEGSQARGVLITRGSEGMSLFEVGREPLHLPVYRLNRHSSEVVDTNGAGDTVAATFALALTAGATMAEAAFLSNVAAALVVRRLGCASNTPEELMDALHE, encoded by the coding sequence ATGATGCAGGAAGAGCTTGGCACCAGCAGGCTTGCACGCCTGCGCGCTCTTATTTCAGCCTTCGCCGGCAAGCGCGTGCTGGTCATCGGCGATATGGTCGCCGATGAGTATTTGATCGGGCGCCCAACGCGCATCGCTCGCGAGGCTCCCGTCCTGATCCTTGAATTGAGCGAAGAGCGCACTATCCCAGGCGGCGCTACCAATGTGGCTGTAAACGCACGTGCCCTGGGCGCGGAGGTCTTCCTGGCCGGTGTGGTCGGCGATGACGCCCCCGGTGCCCGCCTGCGCCAGGCCATTCGCGATTGGGGCATCCACCAGGAGGGCCTCCTGACCGACCAGCGCCGCCCAACTTCTACGAAGACACGCATTTTGGCCGGTAGCCCGCAGGTAGTGCGTCAGCACATCGTGCGCCTGGATCGCGTCGATACATCGGAGGTCACTGAACCCTGCAAGAGCCAGATCATCGCCTATATTCAGCACATGCTCCCCTCGATGGACGCGGTCATGGTCGCCGATTACGAGAACGGCGTGATCAGTCCCGATATCATTGCCGCCTGCCTGCCCCTGGCACGTGAGCTGGGCAAGATCATCGTGGTGGACTCACATGGCTCGCTCTTCCGCTTCCAGGGCGTCACCGCTTTGACCCCCAATCAGCCGGAAGCCGAGGCGACGCTGGGGATGACGATCCACGACGAGGAGGAGCTAAACGAGGCCGGGCGGCGCCTGCTAGAGGGCAGTCAGGCCCGCGGCGTGCTGATCACTCGCGGAAGCGAGGGGATGAGTCTGTTCGAGGTCGGCAGGGAACCACTGCACCTGCCGGTCTATCGCCTGAACCGCCATAGCAGCGAGGTGGTCGATACCAACGGTGCCGGCGACACAGTGGCCGCGACCTTCGCGCTGGCCCTGACCGCCGGCGCTACGATGGCTGAGGCGGCTTTTCTCTCGAACGTGGCCGCCGCTCTGGTCGTGCGTCGCCTCGGCTGCGCCAGCAATACGCCAGAAGAACTGATGGATGCTCTGCATGAGTAA
- a CDS encoding WecB/TagA/CpsF family glycosyltransferase, protein MSVEQVESTPSQSRGSPRFVSVLGVRIDCVTQEEALTFIEEQMRRRRASGNRLPCRQVVTVNPEFVMEARRNPAFRQAINEAALNVPDGIGVVWATRYLGQPAPERITGTDLIPALAERCAAHGYRLYLLGAAPGVAEAAAARLCARFPGLQIAGTYAGSPAPSEEEAILQRLAAAQADLLCVAYGAPAQELWIWRNLSRLPVAVAIGVGGAFDFLSGRKKRAPRAWQRLGLEWLYRLYHEPWRWRRMLALPRFALVVIFKGRGRHSEA, encoded by the coding sequence ATGTCAGTAGAGCAAGTGGAAAGCACGCCCAGCCAGAGCCGGGGAAGCCCTCGTTTTGTCTCTGTGCTCGGCGTGCGTATCGATTGCGTTACGCAGGAGGAAGCCCTCACCTTTATTGAGGAGCAGATGCGCCGCCGGCGCGCCAGTGGCAACCGCCTGCCCTGTCGTCAGGTCGTGACGGTCAATCCTGAGTTCGTGATGGAGGCCCGCCGCAACCCGGCCTTTCGCCAGGCCATCAACGAGGCGGCTTTGAACGTGCCCGACGGCATCGGCGTGGTCTGGGCAACACGCTATTTGGGCCAGCCCGCGCCCGAGCGCATCACAGGTACCGACCTGATTCCAGCCCTGGCGGAGCGCTGCGCCGCCCACGGCTATCGTCTCTATTTACTGGGTGCCGCTCCCGGTGTGGCCGAGGCCGCCGCCGCTCGCCTCTGTGCGCGCTTCCCCGGCCTGCAGATCGCCGGTACCTATGCAGGTTCGCCCGCACCTTCCGAGGAGGAGGCGATCCTGCAGCGTCTGGCCGCCGCTCAGGCCGACCTGCTCTGCGTGGCCTACGGTGCGCCAGCTCAGGAGCTGTGGATCTGGCGCAACCTGTCACGCCTGCCGGTAGCCGTGGCCATAGGCGTTGGCGGCGCCTTCGACTTCCTTTCGGGCCGCAAGAAGCGGGCGCCTCGTGCCTGGCAGCGTCTGGGCCTGGAATGGCTCTACCGCCTCTATCACGAGCCGTGGCGCTGGCGCCGGATGCTGGCACTGCCCCGCTTTGCACTGGTGGTAATCTTCAAGGGACGAGGAAGGCATTCAGAGGCATGA
- a CDS encoding DUF503 domain-containing protein, with amino-acid sequence MVVGVCQITLHLPSCHSLKAKRQVLKSIMARVRNQFEVAIAEVDGHDRWQIAYLGLSYVSTSSQHAEEVLDHVWRFIEETRPDVIVTDARTEIMSW; translated from the coding sequence ATGGTCGTGGGAGTCTGTCAAATCACATTGCATCTGCCGTCGTGCCACTCGTTGAAAGCCAAACGGCAGGTTCTGAAATCGATTATGGCGCGCGTGCGCAACCAGTTCGAGGTAGCGATTGCCGAGGTGGATGGGCATGACCGCTGGCAGATCGCCTACCTGGGGCTATCTTACGTGAGCACCAGCAGCCAGCATGCCGAAGAGGTCCTTGATCATGTCTGGCGCTTCATCGAAGAGACACGCCCCGATGTGATCGTGACCGACGCCAGGACCGAGATTATGAGCTGGTGA